From a single Anaerolineales bacterium genomic region:
- a CDS encoding glucose 1-dehydrogenase, protein MRLKSKVAIITGGTSGIGQATAIRFAEEGADLVITGRRVGLGKTVEAECRNRGVRCVFVEADHSKMEDCQRVVDIALREFGRIDILFNNAGIVTSGTAETTDEETWQRTIDINITAVWRMSKLVIPHMRKQGRGAIVNNGSDWSVVAGTDAFPYVMSKGAVGMMTKAMALDYARENIRVNAVCPGDTFVDRWMEKGYFENSDPVTLEEAIKESSAYIPMGRFGKPEEIANAVLFLASDEASFVTGHLLLVDGGNTAQ, encoded by the coding sequence ATGCGATTAAAAAGTAAAGTTGCCATCATCACGGGCGGCACATCGGGGATCGGTCAAGCCACGGCGATCCGTTTCGCAGAAGAAGGCGCGGATCTGGTCATCACGGGCAGGCGCGTCGGCTTGGGGAAAACCGTCGAAGCGGAATGCAGGAACAGGGGAGTCCGATGCGTGTTCGTGGAGGCGGATCACTCAAAGATGGAGGATTGTCAGCGAGTCGTGGATATCGCTCTCAGGGAATTCGGTCGCATCGATATCCTGTTCAACAACGCGGGCATCGTCACCAGCGGGACGGCGGAGACAACGGATGAGGAGACCTGGCAGCGCACGATCGACATCAACATCACGGCGGTGTGGCGCATGAGCAAATTGGTCATCCCGCACATGAGGAAGCAGGGACGCGGCGCGATCGTCAACAATGGCTCGGATTGGTCGGTGGTGGCTGGGACGGATGCCTTCCCGTATGTGATGAGCAAGGGCGCGGTGGGGATGATGACGAAGGCGATGGCATTGGATTATGCGCGCGAGAACATCCGCGTGAATGCGGTCTGCCCCGGTGATACGTTCGTGGACAGGTGGATGGAGAAAGGCTATTTCGAGAACTCCGACCCGGTGACGCTGGAGGAAGCGATCAAGGAATCCAGCGCATACATCCCGATGGGACGTTTCGGAAAACCGGAAGAGATCGCCAATGCCGTTTTGTTTTTGGCGTCGGATGAAGCGTCGTTTGTGACCGGTCATTTGCTGCTGGTGGATGGGGGCAATACGGCGCAATAA
- a CDS encoding SulP family inorganic anion transporter, which yields MQSKPAFSFDSHQLVRGITAGLVIGMITVVLSVSLAALVFSGEMSVYIQRGVGLFLFGAFVVALFASLLGSLPGTAIGPQDGPAALVAVMAGGIAGMLAGSSGVEVAFFTTAAGIIISSLVTGAILLLIGQFGLGNLVRYIPYPVVGGFLAGTGWLLTRGAIEVMAGQTLSLQTLRNLMQLENIFLWLPGTLYALIILVVLRKVNHHLVWPGIIFGALLLFYAGLLVTGTSIEQARSMGLLFETFPAGGLWKPFTPADISLVDWNALAQQIGLLIPVPLVSLIALLLNATGLELVAKRDIDLNRELRMTGIANIVSGLGGGPIGYHYLGATALGQRMGAKTRVVTVTATVICGLVLLFGGGFFSYLPVALLSSLLLVLGLSLLIEWVYEARFKLPRADYFIVIISLIVIALWGFLEGVGVGIVAATILFVVKYSNINTVRDTLNGQIYHSNVDRPAAQREILHAHGMGIHIFRLQGYIFFGTSDRLLARVREILEDKTNKEHFIVLDFHRVHGLDSSAVSSFTRMYQLAELHDIHLVLTQVTPVIRQQMIKGGFQPGLRVQIFPTLDHGVEWCENMILQRHEASTQFIQTGIKSQLRRTFPKPEMIDRLLLYLERMELDANSYLIRRGDPPEAMYFIESGRLNVILEEGEGGTTRLRNVRGGTVVGEVGIYLKNERTASVVAEQKCVLFRLTTESMKKMESEEPHVAAALHEWLARLMAERMADNTRALRALLD from the coding sequence ATGCAAAGCAAACCTGCTTTTTCTTTTGATTCGCATCAACTTGTTAGAGGAATCACAGCAGGACTGGTCATCGGCATGATCACGGTGGTCTTGAGCGTTTCGCTGGCGGCGCTCGTATTCAGCGGGGAAATGAGCGTATACATTCAGCGGGGTGTAGGATTGTTCCTATTCGGTGCATTCGTCGTAGCACTTTTCGCATCACTGCTTGGCTCCTTGCCCGGCACAGCTATCGGTCCGCAGGATGGTCCCGCCGCGCTGGTGGCGGTCATGGCGGGCGGCATCGCCGGCATGCTGGCTGGTTCATCCGGCGTGGAAGTCGCTTTCTTTACCACGGCGGCGGGCATCATCATCTCATCCCTCGTCACCGGGGCGATCCTGCTCTTGATCGGTCAGTTCGGGCTGGGGAATCTCGTCCGCTACATCCCCTATCCCGTCGTCGGCGGTTTTTTAGCCGGGACCGGCTGGCTGTTGACTCGCGGCGCGATCGAGGTCATGGCTGGGCAGACATTATCGCTTCAGACTCTCCGCAACCTGATGCAGCTTGAGAATATCTTTCTCTGGCTGCCGGGGACTCTCTACGCCCTTATCATCCTCGTCGTTCTGCGAAAGGTAAATCATCATCTGGTCTGGCCCGGCATTATCTTCGGCGCGCTTCTTCTCTTTTACGCCGGATTACTCGTCACAGGCACATCCATTGAGCAGGCACGCAGCATGGGGCTGCTTTTTGAAACCTTTCCAGCGGGCGGGCTCTGGAAACCATTTACCCCTGCGGATATCAGCCTCGTGGATTGGAACGCGCTGGCACAGCAGATCGGTCTCTTGATCCCTGTGCCGCTGGTAAGTTTGATCGCGCTTCTCCTGAACGCCACAGGCTTGGAATTGGTCGCCAAACGCGATATCGACCTGAACCGTGAACTGCGCATGACCGGCATCGCCAACATCGTTTCCGGTCTGGGCGGAGGACCGATCGGCTATCATTATCTCGGCGCGACGGCGCTCGGTCAACGCATGGGAGCGAAAACCCGCGTGGTCACCGTCACTGCAACGGTGATCTGCGGACTGGTACTGCTCTTCGGCGGCGGATTTTTCAGTTATCTGCCTGTCGCGCTTCTGAGCAGTCTGCTCTTGGTATTGGGCTTATCCTTGTTGATCGAATGGGTATATGAAGCCCGGTTCAAACTTCCGCGTGCAGATTACTTCATCGTCATCATCAGCCTGATCGTGATCGCCCTGTGGGGATTTCTCGAAGGCGTGGGTGTGGGAATCGTCGCTGCAACCATCCTGTTCGTGGTCAAGTACAGCAACATCAATACGGTGCGAGACACGTTGAACGGGCAGATCTATCATTCCAATGTGGATAGACCCGCCGCCCAGCGCGAGATCCTTCATGCCCACGGCATGGGCATTCATATTTTTCGTTTGCAGGGATATATCTTCTTCGGCACATCAGACAGGCTGCTGGCGCGCGTCCGCGAAATTTTGGAGGACAAGACCAACAAGGAGCATTTCATCGTGCTGGATTTCCACCGCGTCCACGGGCTGGATTCCTCGGCTGTATCCAGTTTCACGCGCATGTATCAACTGGCGGAACTGCACGATATTCACCTCGTGCTCACACAAGTGACGCCTGTCATCCGCCAGCAAATGATCAAGGGAGGCTTCCAGCCCGGTCTGCGGGTGCAGATCTTCCCCACGCTCGACCACGGCGTGGAATGGTGCGAGAATATGATCCTGCAAAGGCACGAAGCGTCCACGCAGTTCATCCAGACCGGGATCAAATCCCAATTACGGAGAACCTTCCCAAAACCGGAAATGATCGACCGTCTGCTGCTCTACCTCGAACGCATGGAATTGGACGCGAACTCCTATCTCATACGGCGCGGCGATCCGCCCGAAGCCATGTACTTCATCGAGTCCGGGCGTCTTAACGTGATCCTGGAAGAAGGGGAAGGCGGAACGACACGCCTGCGGAACGTCCGCGGCGGGACGGTGGTCGGCGAGGTGGGTATCTATCTAAAAAATGAACGCACTGCCAGCGTGGTTGCCGAGCAAAAATGCGTGCTTTTCCGCCTGACGACCGAATCCATGAAAAAGATGGAAAGCGAGGAGCCTCACGTGGCAGCCGCCCTGCATGAATGGCTCGCGCGCCTGATGGCAGAACGAATGGCAGATAACACCCGCGCACTGCGGGCGTTGCTGGATTAA
- a CDS encoding haloacid dehalogenase-like hydrolase: protein MIVVSDMMGTLTTGSPFLGLVDWVKHNQSKLRANWYIAAITPSYLLAKNGLIDWQTWGQKLMVDSLGYIKNATPENVKHAAEWTVEHNLWKKRREDVVTRLIKHRENGAKVYIASSVVEPFIEPFARRIGAEVIGTPIEIVNGRVRLVSELVADEKKIEKVLSRLGVDKVDIAYGDTILDVPLLEHADHPVAVYPDAKLKGIAQEHGWEIIGDTPKYG, encoded by the coding sequence ATGATCGTCGTTTCAGATATGATGGGAACCCTGACCACCGGCTCACCGTTCCTGGGTCTTGTGGACTGGGTGAAACATAATCAAAGCAAGCTGCGCGCCAACTGGTATATCGCAGCCATCACGCCGTCGTACCTGCTGGCAAAGAATGGACTCATCGACTGGCAAACGTGGGGACAAAAGTTAATGGTGGACAGCCTTGGCTATATCAAAAACGCCACGCCGGAAAACGTCAAACACGCTGCCGAATGGACCGTGGAACACAACCTGTGGAAGAAACGCCGCGAAGACGTCGTGACGCGTCTCATCAAGCACCGCGAAAACGGCGCAAAGGTCTATATCGCCAGCAGTGTCGTGGAACCATTCATCGAGCCGTTCGCGCGCCGCATTGGCGCAGAGGTCATCGGCACGCCGATCGAGATCGTGAACGGACGTGTACGGCTGGTCAGCGAACTGGTGGCGGACGAGAAAAAGATCGAAAAAGTGCTCAGCCGTCTCGGCGTTGACAAAGTGGACATCGCCTACGGCGATACCATCCTCGATGTTCCACTGCTCGAACACGCCGATCATCCCGTAGCAGTCTATCCCGACGCGAAATTGAAGGGCATCGCACAGGAGCACGGCTGGGAAATCATCGGCGATACGCCAAAATACGGCTGA
- a CDS encoding glycosyltransferase family 4 protein — MNFKGRLGLQQRVLPSYRVPFFDLLAGHCEGGMSLFAGQARPVEMIAGGTTRLARHVEAKNVHLFGGPFYLCYQKNFIQWLADWDPDALIVEANPRYLATPAAVGWMHQRGRKVIGWGLGSPTTHGLRRKRRFAFVSQFDAMISYSQRGAEEYAALGFPREKIFVAHNSVSPAPEKPDDRPQTVERATILFVGRLQARKRIDSLLRACAELGTNPRLLIVGDGPERAALESLAKEIYPSAEFIGAKHGAEIKPYFAEADLFVLPGTGGLAVQEAMSHGLPVIVAKGDGTQDDLVREGNGWQIEPENYGALVAAMKNALSDIARLRRMGAESFRIVSEEINIQKMAETFVRALNS, encoded by the coding sequence ATGAATTTCAAAGGAAGATTGGGTCTTCAACAACGCGTCCTTCCGAGTTACCGCGTTCCGTTCTTTGATCTGCTGGCTGGTCACTGTGAAGGCGGGATGAGTCTGTTCGCGGGGCAAGCCCGCCCCGTGGAAATGATCGCAGGTGGAACGACCCGGCTTGCCCGTCATGTCGAAGCGAAAAATGTCCATTTGTTTGGCGGTCCGTTCTATCTTTGTTATCAAAAGAATTTCATCCAATGGCTCGCGGATTGGGATCCCGATGCGTTGATCGTGGAGGCAAATCCGCGTTATCTCGCCACGCCCGCCGCTGTGGGTTGGATGCACCAGCGCGGACGGAAGGTTATTGGCTGGGGATTGGGTTCTCCAACAACACACGGGCTTCGAAGAAAACGAAGATTTGCATTTGTCAGCCAATTCGACGCCATGATCTCTTACAGCCAGCGCGGCGCGGAGGAATATGCCGCGCTCGGGTTCCCGCGTGAGAAGATCTTCGTGGCGCATAACTCGGTTTCACCGGCACCCGAAAAACCAGACGATAGACCTCAGACTGTGGAGCGTGCGACGATCTTGTTCGTGGGACGGTTGCAGGCTCGCAAGAGGATCGATTCGCTGCTCCGTGCCTGCGCGGAGTTGGGGACAAATCCGCGCCTGCTCATCGTAGGGGATGGACCCGAACGCGCCGCGTTGGAATCACTTGCAAAAGAGATTTATCCATCAGCGGAATTCATCGGTGCGAAACATGGGGCGGAGATAAAGCCCTATTTTGCAGAAGCAGACCTATTCGTCTTGCCTGGAACCGGAGGGTTGGCGGTGCAGGAGGCGATGAGTCACGGTTTGCCGGTCATTGTGGCAAAAGGGGACGGCACGCAGGATGACCTTGTCCGCGAAGGGAATGGCTGGCAGATCGAGCCTGAAAATTATGGTGCGCTGGTTGCCGCAATGAAAAACGCGCTATCGGATATAGCGCGTCTGCGAAGGATGGGGGCGGAGTCGTTCCGCATTGTTTCCGAGGAGATCAACATCCAAAAGATGGCGGAAACGTTCGTGCGGGCGTTGAATAGTTGA
- a CDS encoding nuclear transport factor 2 family protein, which yields MDGEVHEFLLKHLRGIMTNDIASYHETTAEDLTLYEWWVTPHRLDGLPFHEFMMTSNGERGAVFGAEETGKTRFDLSNLHIQRYGDMAIASYTLLISTALASGVTVAAHNESRVMVKLDGVWKVVHVHKSPAYSAPHVG from the coding sequence ATGGATGGCGAAGTCCACGAATTTTTGTTGAAGCATTTGCGGGGCATCATGACCAATGATATTGCGTCGTATCACGAAACGACGGCGGAGGATTTGACGTTGTACGAGTGGTGGGTCACGCCGCATCGGTTGGACGGGTTGCCGTTCCATGAGTTTATGATGACATCGAACGGAGAGCGCGGCGCAGTCTTCGGCGCGGAGGAAACGGGCAAGACCAGATTCGATCTGTCCAATCTGCATATCCAACGCTATGGCGATATGGCGATTGCAAGTTACACCTTGCTCATCAGCACAGCACTGGCTTCGGGCGTGACGGTCGCCGCGCACAACGAAAGCCGTGTGATGGTGAAGTTGGATGGCGTGTGGAAGGTGGTGCACGTGCATAAATCGCCCGCCTACTCCGCTCCGCACGTGGGATGA
- a CDS encoding glycosyltransferase family 4 protein, with translation MTRICITPFVQGTGGMASFRLKFEQGLKSRGIDITYDLDSNFESLLVIAGTRFLPRLSRVRRRGIRVVQRLDGINWVHRVKWSGARYTVRAVYGNFILSLIRNRFADRVIYQSRFIRQWWEDWYGVADAPASVIINGVDLQTYTPTGEHERPTDKFRMLLLEGSLARGLNSGLFHAVSVAEKLSTKYPMEVVVAGTVDEATQRKMQSSVPVKFLGTVPRTEIPKLARSSHLMYCAEVNPPCPNSVIESLACGLPVIGFDTGSLKELVGDEAGVIVPYGANPWRLETPDVDVLAASAGEVIEKQSQFRAAARRRAEAEFGLDTMVKSYLKVLLED, from the coding sequence ATGACCCGCATTTGCATCACGCCGTTCGTGCAGGGGACGGGCGGCATGGCGTCCTTTCGTCTGAAATTCGAGCAGGGATTAAAGTCCCGCGGCATCGACATCACCTACGATCTGGACTCAAACTTCGAGTCTCTGCTCGTCATTGCAGGGACTCGCTTCCTTCCCCGCCTCAGCCGGGTCCGCCGACGAGGCATTCGCGTCGTCCAAAGGTTGGATGGCATTAACTGGGTGCATCGCGTGAAATGGTCGGGCGCGAGATACACCGTCCGCGCGGTGTACGGCAATTTCATACTTTCGCTCATCCGCAATCGTTTCGCGGACAGGGTCATTTATCAAAGTCGATTCATCCGCCAGTGGTGGGAGGACTGGTACGGCGTGGCGGACGCTCCTGCAAGTGTCATCATCAACGGCGTGGATTTGCAGACCTACACTCCTACAGGCGAACACGAACGCCCGACGGACAAATTCCGCATGTTGTTGCTCGAAGGCAGTCTTGCGCGGGGGTTGAATTCGGGCTTGTTCCATGCCGTCAGCGTGGCGGAGAAATTGTCCACGAAATACCCGATGGAAGTTGTTGTGGCTGGCACAGTGGACGAAGCCACACAGCGCAAAATGCAAAGCAGTGTCCCTGTGAAATTCCTCGGCACCGTCCCGCGCACGGAGATTCCCAAACTGGCACGGTCATCCCACTTAATGTACTGCGCGGAAGTCAACCCGCCCTGCCCGAACTCGGTCATCGAGTCACTGGCATGCGGACTGCCCGTCATCGGCTTCGATACAGGCTCGCTCAAGGAGTTGGTCGGCGATGAGGCGGGGGTGATCGTGCCGTATGGGGCGAATCCCTGGAGATTGGAAACACCCGATGTGGATGTGCTCGCGGCGTCAGCGGGGGAGGTGATCGAGAAACAGAGTCAATTCCGGGCGGCGGCGAGGAGGCGCGCGGAAGCGGAGTTCGGTCTCGATACAATGGTCAAGTCGTATCTCAAAGTCTTGTTGGAGGATTAG
- a CDS encoding quercetin 2,3-dioxygenase has product MNTNLASRIYALNANEGEARWWMGGLAIIKATGKDTDGHFALVEVMDHEGEETPLHVHHNEDEAFWVLEGSLTFEVGDKTIKAGPGSFLFGPKGVPHRYRVDKGPSRMLFILSPSGFEDFILETSEPAASITLPPRPDAPPTPEDMEPLMPIIQKYGMEVLG; this is encoded by the coding sequence ATGAACACAAACCTTGCAAGCCGAATCTATGCATTGAACGCGAACGAGGGTGAAGCCCGCTGGTGGATGGGCGGACTGGCGATCATCAAAGCCACAGGCAAAGATACCGACGGGCACTTCGCGCTGGTGGAAGTAATGGATCATGAGGGCGAGGAAACACCCCTGCATGTCCATCACAACGAGGACGAAGCATTTTGGGTTCTGGAAGGTTCGCTCACCTTTGAAGTCGGCGACAAAACCATCAAGGCGGGACCCGGCTCATTCCTCTTCGGTCCCAAAGGCGTGCCGCACCGTTACCGCGTAGACAAAGGTCCCTCGCGCATGTTGTTCATTCTCTCGCCCTCGGGCTTTGAGGATTTCATCCTTGAGACGAGTGAACCTGCCGCGTCCATCACCCTGCCGCCACGACCCGATGCGCCTCCCACCCCGGAAGATATGGAGCCATTGATGCCGATCATTCAAAAATATGGGATGGAAGTTCTGGGGTAG
- a CDS encoding TetR/AcrR family transcriptional regulator, with translation MTPRKYTKTKREAASEAIRQRILRSTLALHSRKGIFGTSWKDIAQHADVSLATVYNYFPSLDELVPACGELMYAIVQPPSLDDADVIFANAATVDERIASLVKTLFDFYERGEPYLEMDHQERTLQSVQEWEAYLKSLIEGLTRIALKPIKPNKRTVETVSALLDVPVFLSFRRKEISRAEIERTINELLVCLVARSPG, from the coding sequence ATGACGCCTCGAAAATACACCAAGACCAAACGCGAAGCCGCTTCCGAAGCCATCCGTCAGCGGATCCTCCGATCCACGCTGGCGCTTCACAGCCGGAAGGGAATCTTCGGCACCTCCTGGAAGGATATCGCCCAACATGCCGATGTCTCACTGGCGACTGTTTATAACTACTTCCCTTCCCTCGATGAGCTGGTGCCTGCCTGCGGCGAGTTGATGTATGCGATTGTCCAGCCGCCCTCATTGGATGATGCGGATGTCATCTTTGCCAACGCGGCAACGGTTGATGAACGAATCGCAAGTTTGGTGAAAACACTCTTCGACTTTTACGAGCGCGGCGAGCCCTACCTTGAGATGGATCATCAAGAACGCACATTGCAATCAGTTCAGGAGTGGGAGGCGTATCTCAAATCCCTGATCGAAGGGCTGACGCGTATCGCGCTCAAGCCGATCAAACCGAACAAACGCACGGTGGAAACCGTCAGCGCGTTGTTGGATGTGCCTGTATTCCTGTCATTTCGCAGAAAAGAAATATCACGCGCGGAGATCGAACGGACGATCAATGAATTACTGGTGTGTTTGGTTGCCAGGTCGCCGGGTTAG
- a CDS encoding deoxynucleoside kinase, with protein sequence MYIAIEGVIGVGKTTLARLLQSAFEAEVLLEVFEENPFLSDFYADRARYAFQTQIFFLLSRYHQQNNNVPKILADGKSLISDYTFAKDALFAGINLKGDELDMYHKVHEALGEKIPKPDLLVYLQASTDTLMNRIAFRDRPYERQMERSYIHELNLAYEEFFSKPFDHTPVLKIDTNDLNIIQNTEHLQLIENRIRQTLNLTPFQASLPLE encoded by the coding sequence ATGTACATAGCCATCGAAGGCGTGATCGGTGTCGGAAAGACCACGCTCGCCCGTCTTTTACAATCCGCGTTTGAAGCGGAGGTTTTGCTGGAAGTGTTCGAGGAGAATCCATTCCTCTCCGATTTTTATGCAGACCGCGCGCGCTACGCCTTTCAGACACAGATCTTCTTTTTGCTCAGCCGCTATCACCAACAGAACAACAATGTGCCAAAGATACTGGCGGATGGGAAAAGCCTGATCTCTGATTACACGTTTGCAAAGGATGCGCTGTTCGCAGGCATCAACCTGAAAGGCGACGAACTGGACATGTATCACAAGGTGCATGAGGCGCTGGGCGAAAAGATCCCCAAACCCGATTTACTCGTCTATTTGCAAGCCAGCACCGACACACTCATGAACCGCATCGCCTTCCGCGACAGACCCTACGAACGGCAAATGGAGCGCAGTTACATCCATGAACTCAACCTGGCGTATGAAGAATTTTTCTCCAAGCCGTTCGACCATACACCCGTATTGAAGATCGACACCAACGACCTGAACATCATCCAAAACACGGAGCATCTCCAGTTGATCGAAAACCGCATCCGCCAGACCTTGAACCTGACTCCGTTTCAAGCCAGTTTGCCCCTCGAATAG
- the pyrB gene encoding aspartate carbamoyltransferase, which yields MPTDPQSPYLPFGENKHAAWYGKDIISVKQFSRADLEYIFGVAHEMRGMVERVGTFDLLKGKILANLFYEPSTRTSSSFTAAMERLGGSVIPINEVKYSSVTKGESLSDTVRTLECYADVIVLRHPETGSAAIAAKAARKPVINAGDGTGEHPTQALLDTFTIFEELGAGQVDGMTVTMLGDLKYGRTVHSLARLLSMFKVKINYVSPDILKMPKEVMDEVSAKGIPQAEFSTLADVLPKTDVLYVTRVQKERFEDPADYEKVKSAYVIDPEIMKAAKQEMIVMHPLPRVTEISMDFDDDPRAAYFRQMEYGLYVRMALLAMVLGKA from the coding sequence ATGCCCACAGACCCCCAATCCCCCTACCTGCCGTTTGGCGAGAACAAGCACGCCGCGTGGTATGGCAAGGACATCATATCCGTCAAGCAGTTCAGCCGCGCCGATCTGGAGTACATCTTCGGTGTGGCGCACGAGATGCGCGGCATGGTCGAGCGCGTCGGGACGTTCGATTTGCTGAAAGGGAAGATCCTGGCGAACCTGTTCTATGAACCGTCCACGCGCACGTCATCGTCGTTCACCGCCGCGATGGAACGGCTGGGCGGGAGCGTCATCCCGATCAACGAGGTGAAGTATTCGTCGGTGACAAAGGGCGAGAGCCTTTCGGATACGGTGCGCACGCTCGAGTGTTATGCCGATGTGATCGTGCTGCGGCATCCCGAAACGGGGTCGGCGGCGATCGCGGCGAAGGCAGCGCGCAAACCCGTCATCAACGCGGGCGACGGCACGGGCGAACATCCGACGCAGGCATTGCTTGATACGTTCACGATCTTCGAGGAACTCGGCGCAGGTCAGGTGGATGGCATGACCGTGACCATGCTCGGCGATCTGAAATACGGGCGTACCGTCCATTCGCTGGCGCGTCTGCTTTCGATGTTCAAGGTCAAGATCAATTATGTTTCGCCCGATATTTTGAAGATGCCGAAGGAAGTGATGGACGAAGTCAGCGCGAAGGGTATCCCGCAGGCGGAGTTCAGCACGCTCGCTGACGTGCTCCCCAAAACCGATGTGCTATATGTCACGCGCGTCCAGAAGGAGCGCTTCGAAGACCCCGCCGATTATGAAAAGGTCAAGAGTGCGTACGTGATCGACCCCGAAATCATGAAAGCCGCCAAGCAGGAGATGATCGTCATGCACCCGCTCCCGCGCGTCACCGAGATCAGCATGGACTTCGACGACGATCCCCGTGCGGCATATTTCAGGCAGATGGAATACGGTCTGTACGTTAGAATGGCGTTGCTGGCGATGGTGTTGGGAAAGGCATAA
- a CDS encoding deoxynucleoside kinase gives MKKFIAIAGNIGVGKSTLVKKLCDQLDWDPFYEPVTENPYLADFYKNMTAWAFHSQVFFLTHRLRSHFNLAQHPNSVVQDRSVYEDAEIFAHNLYRQGNMTDRDYQTYRELYETSVQFLPPPDLVIYLRASVDTLMNRINLRGRDYERQITPEYLQNLNDLYESWIENFTLCPVLAVPADDLDYVAHNGHLRLIVSKIDDKLTGKEEVVFEPEEMARAAED, from the coding sequence ATGAAAAAATTCATCGCCATTGCAGGCAATATCGGTGTCGGAAAATCCACGCTTGTAAAAAAACTATGCGACCAACTGGACTGGGATCCGTTCTACGAACCGGTGACCGAAAATCCTTATCTTGCGGATTTTTACAAGAATATGACCGCCTGGGCATTTCATTCCCAGGTCTTCTTTTTGACACACCGCCTGCGCTCGCACTTCAACCTGGCGCAGCATCCCAATTCCGTGGTGCAGGACCGCAGTGTGTATGAGGACGCGGAGATATTTGCCCACAATCTGTATCGCCAGGGGAATATGACAGACCGCGATTATCAAACCTATCGTGAACTGTATGAGACGTCGGTGCAGTTCCTGCCTCCGCCCGATCTCGTCATTTACCTGCGCGCCTCGGTGGATACGCTAATGAACCGCATCAACCTGCGCGGACGCGACTATGAGCGCCAGATCACGCCGGAATACCTGCAAAATCTGAATGATTTGTATGAATCCTGGATCGAGAATTTCACGCTTTGCCCCGTGCTCGCCGTCCCTGCCGATGATCTGGATTATGTCGCGCACAATGGTCATTTACGGCTGATCGTTTCCAAAATTGACGATAAGTTGACAGGCAAGGAAGAGGTCGTTTTCGAGCCTGAAGAAATGGCAAGGGCGGCGGAAGATTAG
- a CDS encoding thioredoxin domain-containing protein, with protein MPTRTKKTTATEPKLRKSADIEPVFVEDEVNDAPDAEEFITFKRTHFYSALVVLAFGVGLLLGYVLWGRGGTTTAAAPNQPSGPVVEAPVDEQPQYIRYDIPTEGFPSRGPENAPITIVEFSDFECPFCRRFFEQTYAPLLEAYPGQIRFVYRNLPLTSIHPNAMSAAAASLCAHDQNAYWDYHDKLFGSEVLGQDVYMQYATDLGLDVEEFTACLESGKHEEFIQQDMEFAFNLGIQSTPTFFINGLAIVGAQPLVNFQQLIDLELAGEIP; from the coding sequence ATGCCAACCAGAACAAAAAAGACAACAGCTACAGAACCAAAACTTCGTAAATCCGCCGATATCGAGCCCGTTTTTGTCGAAGACGAGGTCAACGATGCGCCGGATGCGGAAGAGTTCATCACGTTCAAGCGCACCCACTTTTACTCGGCGCTTGTTGTGCTTGCCTTCGGCGTCGGACTTTTGCTCGGTTACGTCCTGTGGGGGCGCGGGGGGACGACCACCGCCGCAGCGCCGAACCAGCCCTCCGGTCCGGTGGTGGAAGCGCCTGTGGACGAACAGCCGCAATACATCCGCTATGATATCCCGACCGAAGGTTTCCCCAGCCGCGGACCGGAGAATGCACCGATCACGATCGTTGAGTTCAGCGATTTCGAGTGCCCGTTCTGCCGCCGCTTCTTCGAACAGACGTATGCGCCTTTATTGGAAGCGTACCCCGGGCAGATCCGTTTTGTGTACCGCAACCTGCCGTTGACGTCCATTCATCCCAATGCCATGTCTGCCGCGGCGGCTTCGTTGTGCGCCCACGACCAGAACGCGTATTGGGATTATCACGATAAGTTGTTCGGCAGCGAGGTGTTGGGGCAGGATGTGTATATGCAGTATGCGACCGACCTGGGTTTGGATGTGGAGGAATTCACCGCTTGTTTGGAAAGCGGCAAGCACGAGGAGTTCATTCAGCAGGATATGGAGTTTGCCTTCAATCTTGGGATACAGTCCACGCCAACCTTTTTCATCAACGGGCTGGCAATCGTCGGCGCACAGCCTCTTGTCAACTTCCAGCAGTTGATCGACCTGGAATTAGCCGGGGAGATCCCCTAG